A genomic region of Pristiophorus japonicus isolate sPriJap1 chromosome 20, sPriJap1.hap1, whole genome shotgun sequence contains the following coding sequences:
- the LOC139232774 gene encoding zinc finger protein 3-like, whose protein sequence is MEKPWKCGDCGKGFNYPSELEMHRRTHTGERPFTCSVCGKGFTQSSYLLTHQRVHTGAKPLESLPTFNACSQSSHLLRHHCIHTKQRSFKCSDCDKKYKSKIDLKHHQRIHTGERPFTCSVCGKGFTQSSALLRHQRVHTGERPFTCSVCGKGFTRSSYLLSHQRVHTGERPFTCSVCGKGFTQSSALLRHQRVHTGERPFTCSVCGKGFTQSSALLRH, encoded by the coding sequence atggagaaaccgtggaaatgtggagactgtgggaagggattcaattacccgtctgagctggaaatgcATCGCCGtactcacacaggggagaggccgttcacctgctccgtgtgtgggaagggattcactcagtcatcctacctgctgacacaccagcgagttcacactggagcaaAACCgttggaatcccttcccacattcaatgCATGCAGTCAGTCATCGCACCTCCTGAGGCACCATTGTATTCACACAAAGCAGAgatcttttaaatgttctgactgtgataagaaatataaaagcaaaattGATCTGAAGCACCACCAACgcattcacacaggggagaggccgttcacctgctcagtgtgtgggaagggattcactcagtcctccgccctgctgagacaccagcgagttcacactggggagaggccgttcacctgctctgtgtgtgggaagggattcactcggtcatcctacCTTCTgtcgcaccagcgagttcacactggggagaggccgttcacctgctcagtgtgtgggaagggattcactcagtcatccgccctgctgagacaccagcgagtccacactggggagaggccgttcacctgctcagtgtgtgggaagggcttcactcagtcCTCCGCCCTGCTGAGACACTAG